Proteins encoded within one genomic window of Fundulus heteroclitus isolate FHET01 unplaced genomic scaffold, MU-UCD_Fhet_4.1 scaffold_249, whole genome shotgun sequence:
- the LOC118559237 gene encoding GTPase IMAP family member 9-like: MARSNETKIVLLGKTGVGKSSLGNAILGDSLFKEKLSPTSETDTCTAESKNISGERVTVIDTPGIFDNRLKEEDLKAQMIKCIEHCSPCIHAFLIVLKVDRYTDQEKEIIHKIKQYFPKEILKHAVVVFTHGDQLLEGQTIDEFVKKSKDLTELVGMCGGKCHVVDNKYWKNQQDGYRSNRFQVKQLLKTIETMKDDKGVYTNELLQLVGKKKLWKILKISAKITIGALLGILLGAVVLVPCVGLDAAIGSGVGILSGVEAAVGATGLQERTLSSPFEVSVSTLSKLDTQKTQAIACLRILVERAIRRVKEYHILDRIVPLSMVGSVNQLWAICCLMSNFQGPLNIKGDKPV; this comes from the exons ATGGCAC gatcaaatgaaacaaagATTGTCCTACTGGGAAAAACTGGCGTTGGGAAGAGCAGCCTTGGCAACGCCATACTGGGAGACAGtctgtttaaagaaaaattatcTCCAACATCTGAAACAGACACGTGCACCGCAGAATCTAAAAATATTAGCGGAGAACGTGTCACAGTTATTGACACTCCTGGCATCTTTGACAACAGATTGAAGGAAGAGGATCTGAAGGCTCAGATGATTAAGTGTATCGAACATTGCTCACCCTGTATTCATGCATTTCTCATTGTGCTGAAAGTTGACCGATACACAGACCAGGAGAAGGAAATCATTCATAAGATCAAGCAATATTTCCCAAAGGAAATTCTGAAACATGCTGTGGTTGTGTTTACACATGGTGACCAGCTCCTAGAAGGGCAGACCATTGAtgaatttgttaaaaagagTAAAGATCTGACAGAGCTGGTGGGGATGTGTGGTGGCAAGTGCCACGTTGTTGATAACAAGTACTGGAAAAACCAGCAGGATGGATACAGGAGCAACAGGTTTCAAGTGAAGCAGCTTCTCAAAACAATAGAAACAATGAAAGACGACAAGGGCGTCTACACCAACGAGTTACTTCAGTTAGTAGGGAAAAAGAAATTATGGAAGATTTTGAAGATCTCAGCTAAAATAACAATTGGAGCATTGCTGGGAATTTTACTTGGTGCCGTGGTGTTAGTTCCTTGCGTTGGTTTAGACGCTGCAATAGGCAGCGGAGTAGGCATTCTGTCAGGCGTTGAAGCAGCTGTGGGAGCAA CTGGGCTTCAGGAGAGGACGTTGTCATCTCCCTTTGAGGTCAGCGTGTCGACT CTCAGCAAACTAGACACTCAGAAGACCCAGGCCATCGCCTGTTTGAGGATTCTAGTGGAGAGGGCCATACGCAGGGTGAAGGAATACCACATTTTGGATAGAATTGTTCCGCTCTCCATGGTAGGATCAGTGAATCAGCTGTGGGCCATCTGCTGCCTGATGTCAAATTTCCAGGGACCTCTTAATATCAAGGGGGACAAGCCCGTCTGA
- the LOC118559238 gene encoding GTPase IMAP family member 9-like has product MNVPDTLRIALLGKTGSGKSSLANTIFEKAVFRPKQFTSSEEARCQGETGHVHGRSLTVIDTPGFFHPGLSEKELKGEMVRCVSECIPGPHAFLLVLRVEKFTSQEEQVIRNIEDYFSADVFKYSVVVFTHGNQLADEMKIEEFIGRNRQLKDLVARCGERCHVVDNKYWKNNQQDETRSNRFQVAQLINTIEKMVAKNNGGCYTTSMLKHRQKEQWNYSVEKME; this is encoded by the exons ATGAATG tGCCAGACACACTGAGGATTGCCCTGTTGGGGAAAACTGGATCTGGGAAGAGCAGCCTGGCCAACACCATCTTTGAGAAGGCAGTCTTCAGACCCAAACAATTTACCAGCTCAGAGGAGGCTCGCTGTCAGGGAGAGACGGGACACGTTCATGGCAGGAGCCTCACTGTGATCGACACTCCTGGCTTTTTCCATCCAGGTCTGTCTGAGAAGGAGCTGAAGGGTGAGATGGTGAGGTGTGTCTCAGAGTGCATTCCTGGGCCCCATGCTTTTCTTCTTGTGCTGAGAGTGGAGAAGTTTACGTCACAGGAGGAACAGGTCATCAGGAACATAGAGGACTATTTCTCTGCTGATGTTTTTAAGTATTCTGTAGTCGTTTTCACACACGGCAACCAGTTGGCTGATGAAATGAAGATCGAGGAGTTTATTGGAAGAAATCGACAACTGAAAGATCTGGTGGCGAGGTGCGGAGAGAGGTGCCATGTCGTCGATAATAAATACTGGAAAAACAACCAGCAGGACGAGACCAGAAGCAACCGGTTCCAGGTGGCGCAGCTGATCAACACCATTGAAAAGATGGTAGCAAAAAACAATGGCGGCTGCTACACCACCAGCATGCTGAAACACCGGCAGAAAGAACAA TGGAATTATTCTGTGGAGAAGATGGAGTGA
- the LOC118559239 gene encoding GTPase IMAP family member 9-like: MFYILPIFNWISYFLLGSNETKIVLLEKNGVGKSSLGNAILGDSLFEEKLSPTSVTNKCNAGSKYINGEHVTVIDTPGIFDNTLKEEDLKAEMIKCIKHCAPAIHAFLIVLRVVDRYTDQEKEIIHKIKQYFSEESLKHAVVVFTHGDQLLEGQTIEEFVKKSKDLTELVGMCGGKCHVVDSKSWKDQQDGNRSNSLEVEKLLKTIETMKHNKGVYTNELLQLVGKEKGKWPVGLILKITAGITVGALLGMLAGATVLVTPFCFVTGAAIGAVAGGALGGTIAYNTRSIKEVIRILT, encoded by the exons ATGTTCTACATTCTGCCAATATTTAATTGGATATCTTATTTTCTCCTaggatcaaatgaaacaaagATTGTCCTACTGGAAAAAAACGGCGTCGGGAAGAGCAGCCTTGGCAACGCCATACTGGGAGACAGTCTGTTTGAAGAAAAATTATCTCCAACATCTGTTACAAACAAGTGCAACGCAGGATCTAAATATATCAACGGAGAACATGTCACAGTTATTGACACTCCTGGCATCTTTGACAACACATTGAAGGAAGAGGATCTGAAGGCTGAGATGATAAAGTGTATCAAACACTGTGCCCCCGCGATTCATGCATTTCTCATTGTGCTGAGAGTGGTGGACCGATACACAGACCAGGAGAAGGAAATCATTCATAAGATCAAGCAATATTTCTCAGAGGAAAGTCTGAAACATGCTGTGGTTGTGTTTACACATGGTGACCAGCTCCTAGAAGGGCAGACCATTGAGGAATTTGTTAAAAAGAGTAAAGATCTGACAGAGCTGGTGGGGATGTGTGGTGGCAAGTGCCACGTTGTTGATAGCAAGTCCTGGAAAGACCAGCAGGATGGAAACAGGAGCAACAGTCTTGAAGTGGAGAAGCTTCTCAAAACaattgaaacaatgaaacacaatAAGGGCGTCTACACTAACGAGTTACTTCAGTTAGTAGggaaagagaaaggaaaatggcCAGTGGGGCTGATTTTAAAAATCACAGCTGGAATCACAGTTGGAGCATTGCTGGGAATGTTAGCTGGTGCCACGGTGTTAGTTACACCCTTTTGTTTTGTCACCGGGGCAGCCATTGGAGCAGTGGCTGGAGGTGCATTGGGGGGGACTATAGCTTACAACACCAGATCAATAAAAGAAG TGATCCGGATCCTGACCTGA